Part of the Kordiimonas pumila genome is shown below.
TGACACCTCTACTGATACAGTTTCTAATGCAGAAACTGCGGACACTACAGCAGAAAAGAAACCTGTGCGGCGTAAACGCGCGCCTGCAGCAGCAGCGGCTGCTGTCGAAACAAGTGCACCTAAAAAAGCAGCGGCCAAAACCGCAGACAGCAACACTAAAATTGTTGTCAATAAAGTACCAGACAGTGAGCCTGCTACAGATTCGTCATCACGGCGTAAAGGCTGGTGGCAACGCACATTTGGCTAAAACCTATATCAAAAGCGGTAAAGCCTTAGCTTTGCCGCTTTTTTTATGCAGATTGTATCACAAGCTTGTCACTGAATGTTCATTGACGGTTAACGTGGGTATCATTAGCCTACACTGCAATTGCAGGAGATACGTGTGCGACTAAATTCAGCCCTTATTAAATATTTTATTGTTTTTGCCTTCTTATGGATGCCGGCGGGCAAAACACATGCCCAGTCTATATTGCGGGATGCAGAAACTGAAGAATTTCTGAATGAAATATCAAAGCCTCTATTTATTGCAGCAGGCCTGAACCCAGAATCAGTAAAAATATATCTGCTATCAGACAAATCTCTTAACGCCTTTGTGACGGGTGGCCAAAATATATTCATCCATTCTGGTTTATTCATGGAAGCAGATAATGTTGACCAGCTTATTGGCGTTATAGCACACGAAACCGGCCATATATCTGGTGGACACCTATCTCGAATTGGTGATGCCGTATCAGTTGCCACCAACACCAGCATTATCTCAATGGTTCTGGGCGCAGCAGCAATTTTGGCAGGCAGCCCAGATGCAGGCATGGGCATGTTTATGGCAGGCCAGTCTATGGCCCAAGGCCAGTTTCTAGCATACACAAGAGTACAAGAAAGCACTGCAGACCAAGCAGGAGCGACATTCTTGGAAAAGTCTGGTTACTCAGGCATTGGCTTAATTGAGTTTTTTGAAAAACTTCGCCATCAGGAGATATTGTCTCAAGCGCGCCAAGACCCTTATGTTAGGAGCCACCCTCTTACTGGTACGCGCATACAATCCCTTCGAGCTGTTGTTAGCCAAAGCCCTTATTATAACAAAGGGCCTGACCCAGTCTTAAATGAGGAATTTAACAGGTTAAAAGCAAAGCTTTTTGGCTATATAACCAATCCCACAATAACACTTAGAAAATATCCACTTAGTGATACCTCCATTGCGGCACACTACGCCCGGGTTTATGCCTACCACAAAGCTTTAGAATGGGATTTAGCTCTAAAGGAAGCGGACGCTTTAATCGAAAAAGAACCGCACAACCCATTTTTTTATGAAATTAAAGGGCAAATCCTGTTCGAAAATGGCCATGTTGAACAATCGTTGCCAATATTCGAATCAGCCGTAGCTTATGCGCCACATGAACCACTTGTGGCTACTGCACTAGGCCAAGCCATGGTCTCACTTGAAAAAGAAGACATGATGGAAAAGGCCATACCCATACTGGAAGATGCAACTCGTATTGACCCCGGAAACACGTTTGCCTGGTTTAACCTGGCAAAGGCATATAGCTGGATAGGTCAGGATGCAAAAGCTAGCCTGGCTACAGCAGAGCGCTTTTTTTCTGCAGGGGTTCCCCCTCAGGCAATGATGCATGCACGACGTGCAATGGAAGGCTTTAAGCCCGGTACTCCTGAACATTTAAGAGCTCAAGATATTTTCTTTGTCTCGCAAGAGGCCACCGAACGAATGGAACGTCAACGGGGCCGTCAACGACTGAATGTAACCTTCGGCCAACAACAAGAATTACTGAAAGAATAGGTCCCATATGAAATTTGTATTTTCTGCAGTTATTGCAGCTCTCTTGCTTTCGCCTACAACACATGCGTCTGAAGCTAAAATATTAGATGCAGAGCGTGAAAAAATAGAAGCTGTTATTCAAAATTATCTAATGGAAAAGCCTGAAATTATTGCTCTTGCCATTCAGGAATTGCAACGGCGTCAAAACCTTGCTCAGATGTTGCCTGCCATTAAAATGTACAGAGAATACCTTGAAAATGAACAAAACCAGCCTGTACTGGGTAACCCAGACGGTGATGTTACAATCGTTGAGTTTTTTGATTATCGCTGCGGTTATTGTCGTCGGCACTTTCAAGAAGTTATGCGTTTAGTAAAAGATGATGGTAACGTTAAATGGGTCCTAAAACATTTTCCAATTCTTGACCGCCCAGGAGAACCGGCTCTATCACGCAAGGCAGCACTTGCCGCGATCGCTGCAGGAAACCAAGGGAAATTTGCTGAATTTCATATTGCTATGATGACAGGCGCTGGTGCTATCACTGAAGAGTATATATTTAATACAGCCCGTTCTGTTGGTTTGGATATTGAAAAATTAAAAACTGATATGGCCAACAAACTAACTGACAAAGTGATTAACAATGCGCTTTCTATTGGGCA
Proteins encoded:
- a CDS encoding DsbA family protein, whose translation is MKFVFSAVIAALLLSPTTHASEAKILDAEREKIEAVIQNYLMEKPEIIALAIQELQRRQNLAQMLPAIKMYREYLENEQNQPVLGNPDGDVTIVEFFDYRCGYCRRHFQEVMRLVKDDGNVKWVLKHFPILDRPGEPALSRKAALAAIAAGNQGKFAEFHIAMMTGAGAITEEYIFNTARSVGLDIEKLKTDMANKLTDKVINNALSIGQDIGFSGTPGYVIGNDVVLGAEGYERLKSAVARARADNKTKE
- a CDS encoding M48 family metalloprotease, yielding MRLNSALIKYFIVFAFLWMPAGKTHAQSILRDAETEEFLNEISKPLFIAAGLNPESVKIYLLSDKSLNAFVTGGQNIFIHSGLFMEADNVDQLIGVIAHETGHISGGHLSRIGDAVSVATNTSIISMVLGAAAILAGSPDAGMGMFMAGQSMAQGQFLAYTRVQESTADQAGATFLEKSGYSGIGLIEFFEKLRHQEILSQARQDPYVRSHPLTGTRIQSLRAVVSQSPYYNKGPDPVLNEEFNRLKAKLFGYITNPTITLRKYPLSDTSIAAHYARVYAYHKALEWDLALKEADALIEKEPHNPFFYEIKGQILFENGHVEQSLPIFESAVAYAPHEPLVATALGQAMVSLEKEDMMEKAIPILEDATRIDPGNTFAWFNLAKAYSWIGQDAKASLATAERFFSAGVPPQAMMHARRAMEGFKPGTPEHLRAQDIFFVSQEATERMERQRGRQRLNVTFGQQQELLKE